A DNA window from Caulobacter mirabilis contains the following coding sequences:
- a CDS encoding FecR family protein translates to MTRYRPDPEETLGDPRDIAAGWFARRRSGDLTEADEAALQTWLEAAPAHRRAYDSMRLAWAGAGALRTDPQVLALRERWAGPAARRRSAFGPIAAAVLAAACLATAGGVGWTVWSGPHPLKDQSFQTAVGEQSTVTLPDGSELILGTDSVVRTRADREQRLVYLERGQAYFKVAHDPTRPFVVAAGGKTVTALGTAFEVRLDSGQVKVTLVEGRVRVETPLPPPVHPGDRPAARAAGVSVASAQTVDMSAGSQLVAPPQAEWRVTAANVVVETSWTRGQLIFDDAALATVVEELNRYSDKKIVIDDKAVEKARISGVFRPGQVDSFVRTIEAYRIARADDATAEAVHLRAY, encoded by the coding sequence ATGACCCGCTACAGACCGGACCCAGAAGAGACCCTAGGCGATCCGCGCGACATCGCCGCCGGCTGGTTCGCGCGCCGTCGTTCCGGCGACCTGACCGAGGCGGACGAGGCGGCGCTGCAGACCTGGCTCGAGGCCGCGCCGGCGCACCGCAGAGCCTATGACTCGATGCGGCTGGCCTGGGCCGGCGCGGGAGCCCTACGCACCGACCCTCAGGTTCTGGCGCTGCGCGAGCGCTGGGCGGGGCCCGCCGCGCGCCGCCGGTCCGCCTTCGGGCCGATCGCCGCCGCCGTACTGGCCGCCGCTTGCCTGGCGACGGCCGGCGGCGTCGGCTGGACGGTGTGGAGCGGGCCGCATCCGCTGAAGGACCAGTCGTTCCAGACGGCCGTCGGCGAACAGTCGACAGTGACGCTGCCGGACGGCTCGGAGCTGATCCTGGGCACCGACAGCGTCGTTCGCACGCGGGCGGATCGGGAACAGCGGCTGGTCTACCTCGAGCGGGGGCAAGCCTATTTCAAGGTCGCCCACGATCCGACGCGTCCGTTCGTGGTCGCCGCCGGCGGCAAGACGGTCACCGCCCTGGGCACGGCCTTCGAGGTCCGGCTGGACAGCGGTCAGGTCAAGGTGACCCTCGTCGAGGGACGGGTGCGGGTCGAGACGCCGCTGCCGCCGCCGGTGCATCCGGGCGATCGCCCCGCCGCCAGGGCCGCCGGCGTCAGCGTGGCCAGCGCCCAGACGGTCGACATGAGCGCCGGCTCGCAGCTCGTCGCGCCGCCTCAGGCCGAATGGCGGGTGACGGCGGCCAACGTGGTGGTGGAGACCAGCTGGACCCGCGGCCAGCTGATCTTCGACGACGCCGCCCTGGCGACGGTGGTCGAGGAGCTGAACCGCTACTCCGACAAGAAGATCGTCATCGATGACAAGGCCGTCGAGAAGGCCCGGATCAGCGGCGTCTTCAGGCCCGGCCAGGTCGACAGTTTCGTGCGGACGATCGAGGCCTACCGCATCGCCCGGGCCGACGACGCGACAGCCGAAGCGGTGCACCTGCGCGCCTACTAA
- a CDS encoding RNA polymerase sigma factor: protein MSPPRMPIAAPQPDDLSGWVARYEPALRRYFQRKVGTSDADDLVQEVFMSLQVRSGSEAPIENIEGYIFRTAANVVARRHRRRTWDWSEHDPLDGVHDPGDEVSPERVLLDKEALARVLAAMQALPPRCSEAFMLHRFEEMTYAAIAVRMRISKKAVEHLIQRALRRISLSLDPDL from the coding sequence ATGTCGCCGCCTAGGATGCCGATCGCCGCGCCGCAGCCGGATGATCTGAGCGGCTGGGTGGCGCGCTATGAGCCGGCGCTGCGGCGCTATTTCCAGCGCAAGGTCGGGACCAGCGACGCCGACGACCTGGTCCAGGAGGTGTTCATGAGCCTCCAAGTGCGCAGCGGATCCGAGGCGCCGATCGAGAACATCGAGGGCTACATCTTCCGCACGGCGGCCAACGTCGTGGCGCGGCGACATCGGCGGCGGACCTGGGACTGGAGCGAGCATGATCCGCTCGACGGGGTTCACGATCCCGGCGACGAGGTCTCGCCCGAGCGGGTGTTGCTGGACAAGGAAGCCCTGGCCCGAGTGCTGGCGGCGATGCAGGCCCTCCCGCCCCGCTGCAGCGAAGCCTTCATGCTGCACCGCTTCGAAGAGATGACCTACGCCGCGATCGCCGTTCGGATGCGGATATCCAAGAAGGCGGTCGAGCATCTGATCCAACGCGCCCTGCGGCGTATTTCGTTGAGCCTGGACCCGGACCTATGA
- a CDS encoding serine hydrolase domain-containing protein produces MSGSREGFGRWPLGAAAIAAALVAATSAWAGASPAELDRRMAREAPGLLKDGRLGGIGIAVIRDGRVAWTGYYGRQSPDAATTERTVFNTASIAKTVTAETLIALAVAGRIDLDEPIAGYVRNPDLEGDPRYRKLTPRLLLSHRSGLRNWPDDYDDGKLAFDWEPGTRYRYSGAGIELAARYAQAKTGKSLRALAAETLLTPMGVKEMAVGELPAWTDGRLALPVNSEGAFVSIDSLYPGLKEGSGVGAAYDLITTAPAYATFLSKVIAAREPRTAALRETILTDLDGDAIYGCPRKLVARCPDAYGYALGWQVHRYGDHQVLQHTGNDEGQTDLVYFSPDGRDGAVIFVNGANGWAAITRVVELIGDEPLMAAYYRGLVQALFGAPPPKPDGD; encoded by the coding sequence GTGTCTGGATCGCGTGAAGGGTTCGGTCGCTGGCCGCTCGGGGCGGCGGCGATTGCGGCGGCGCTGGTCGCCGCGACATCGGCCTGGGCGGGCGCGAGCCCCGCCGAGCTCGATCGCCGGATGGCCCGGGAGGCGCCGGGCCTGCTCAAGGACGGGAGACTCGGCGGAATCGGGATCGCGGTGATCCGCGACGGGCGGGTGGCCTGGACCGGCTACTACGGTCGGCAGAGCCCCGATGCGGCGACCACGGAACGGACGGTCTTCAACACCGCCTCGATCGCCAAGACGGTGACGGCGGAGACCTTGATCGCCCTGGCCGTGGCCGGTCGGATCGACCTCGACGAACCGATCGCCGGCTACGTCCGCAACCCAGACCTGGAGGGCGATCCCCGCTACCGCAAGCTCACCCCGCGCCTCCTGCTGTCGCACCGGTCGGGTCTGCGCAACTGGCCGGACGACTATGACGACGGCAAGCTGGCCTTCGACTGGGAGCCCGGGACCCGCTACCGCTACTCGGGCGCGGGGATCGAGCTGGCCGCCCGCTACGCCCAGGCCAAGACCGGCAAGTCGCTGCGGGCGCTCGCGGCCGAGACGCTGCTCACGCCGATGGGCGTGAAGGAGATGGCCGTCGGCGAGCTGCCCGCCTGGACCGACGGGCGGCTGGCGCTGCCGGTGAACAGCGAGGGCGCCTTCGTCTCGATCGACAGCCTCTATCCAGGTCTGAAGGAGGGGAGCGGCGTTGGGGCCGCCTACGACCTGATCACTACTGCGCCGGCCTATGCGACCTTCCTGTCGAAAGTGATCGCCGCGCGCGAGCCACGGACGGCGGCGCTGCGGGAGACGATCCTGACCGACCTCGACGGCGACGCGATCTACGGCTGTCCGCGCAAGCTGGTCGCCCGCTGCCCCGACGCCTACGGCTACGCCCTGGGCTGGCAGGTTCACCGCTATGGCGATCACCAGGTGCTGCAGCACACCGGCAACGACGAGGGCCAGACCGACCTCGTCTACTTTTCGCCGGATGGTCGCGACGGGGCGGTCATCTTCGTCAACGGGGCCAACGGCTGGGCGGCGATCACGCGAGTGGTCGAGCTGATTGGGGACGAGCCGCTGATGGCGGCCTACTACCGCGGCCTGGTCCAGGCGCTGTTCGGGGCGCCGCCGCCGAAGCCGGACGGGGATTGA
- a CDS encoding serine hydrolase domain-containing protein, whose amino-acid sequence MFASTRRGALIGALSAFSLAPGAAGASGDPRVEATNRLLAPWATMDQPGVAVAASLDGRTVYSRGHGLADLEQGTAIAPATVFRAASVSKQFTAFALMLLVAEGRASLDDPLSRHIPETAALGADLRLHHLVRHTGGVRDEILMQMAGWGAEDPVTDEQAERLFLRQRGLNFSPGSRFQYTNGGYFLLARIVERLSGQSLAAFCKARIFDPLDMADTRFEDDPERITPRRAEGYRKSRDGLRRAGVTGSITGPTGLLTTTSDLLRWAANFETGAIGGPKVMRLMAERESVGGAAHHYAGGQERHVYRGLETWSHGGREAGYRAFLLRAPSRRFSVAVLSNRSDFDMAKTAYDMADIWLAEGLEPARVSTPVAAPDRRRLDALTGDYELFPGIILSVTAGGDGLSWRMRGAKGSERLQALSDGAFLLDPKTDVRLEFAPPVAGRAPGLKYRLGMNGSLDAPRIVLQPFEAGLVDLAAYVGGYESDELDTAYRLFLKDGRLVARHPRLSDLPLTPYQPDVFASPQAFFGRAVFTRSPDGVVDGMVVSGAVAEGVRFVRTGGG is encoded by the coding sequence ATGTTCGCTTCCACCCGTCGCGGCGCGCTGATCGGCGCCCTGTCCGCCTTCAGTCTGGCTCCCGGGGCGGCGGGAGCCAGCGGCGATCCCCGCGTGGAGGCGACGAACCGGCTGCTCGCGCCCTGGGCGACAATGGACCAGCCGGGCGTCGCCGTCGCCGCCTCCCTGGATGGACGGACGGTCTATTCGAGGGGACACGGTCTCGCCGATCTGGAGCAGGGGACCGCCATCGCTCCGGCCACTGTGTTCCGGGCCGCCTCGGTGTCGAAGCAGTTCACCGCCTTCGCCCTGATGCTGCTGGTCGCGGAGGGGCGCGCGTCGCTGGACGACCCGCTGAGTCGCCACATCCCGGAGACCGCCGCGCTCGGCGCAGACCTGCGGCTGCACCACCTGGTCCGGCACACCGGCGGCGTGCGAGACGAGATTCTGATGCAGATGGCGGGCTGGGGGGCGGAGGACCCGGTCACCGACGAACAGGCCGAGCGGCTGTTCCTCCGTCAGCGCGGCCTGAACTTCTCGCCGGGATCGCGCTTCCAGTACACTAACGGCGGCTACTTCCTGCTGGCCAGGATCGTCGAGCGGCTGTCGGGCCAGTCGCTGGCGGCCTTCTGCAAGGCGCGGATCTTCGACCCGCTCGACATGGCCGACACACGGTTCGAGGACGACCCGGAACGGATCACGCCCCGTCGCGCCGAGGGCTATCGCAAGAGCCGCGACGGCCTTCGGCGCGCTGGCGTTACAGGCTCGATCACGGGTCCGACGGGGCTGCTGACCACGACCAGCGATCTGCTGCGCTGGGCGGCCAACTTCGAGACCGGCGCGATCGGCGGACCGAAGGTCATGAGGCTGATGGCCGAGCGGGAGAGCGTTGGCGGCGCGGCGCACCACTACGCCGGCGGCCAGGAACGCCACGTTTATCGCGGACTGGAAACCTGGAGCCACGGCGGCCGGGAGGCGGGCTACCGCGCCTTCCTGTTGCGAGCGCCCAGCCGGCGGTTTTCCGTCGCGGTGCTCAGCAACCGCTCGGATTTCGACATGGCCAAGACCGCCTACGACATGGCCGACATCTGGCTGGCCGAGGGCTTGGAGCCGGCGAGGGTTTCGACGCCGGTCGCCGCGCCGGATCGCCGGCGGCTGGACGCCTTGACCGGTGACTACGAGCTGTTTCCCGGGATCATCCTGTCGGTGACGGCGGGGGGCGATGGCCTGTCCTGGCGGATGCGCGGGGCGAAGGGCAGCGAGCGCCTCCAGGCCCTGTCGGACGGCGCCTTCCTGCTCGACCCGAAGACAGACGTTCGGCTGGAGTTCGCTCCGCCGGTCGCCGGACGGGCGCCGGGCCTCAAGTATCGGCTCGGCATGAACGGCTCGCTCGACGCTCCGCGCATCGTCCTCCAGCCATTCGAAGCCGGCCTGGTCGACCTGGCCGCCTATGTCGGCGGTTACGAGAGCGACGAGCTCGATACGGCCTATCGTCTCTTCCTGAAGGACGGGCGGCTCGTCGCCCGGCATCCGCGGCTGAGCGACCTGCCGCTGACGCCCTATCAGCCCGACGTCTTCGCCTCGCCTCAGGCCTTCTTCGGTCGGGCTGTCTTCACGCGCAGCCCGGATGGCGTGGTCGACGGCATGGTCGTGTCGGGCGCGGTCGCGGAAGGTGTGCGCTTCGTCCGTACCGGCGGCGGCTGA
- a CDS encoding AraC family transcriptional regulator — MSAAMLLSGFSLVAACICLILAGFLLAARSRIALSNRMLAGFLILTAADLSGWFIDANDLLPIKASVFRFSLAYLQMPFFLGYFAAVCRADFALRMSWLWHALPFLAATLLLTPRIYTGQLDAGAVIGSPEFQVARAGLAVQYYAYIAAIVVLLLRVRSAFADRYVGVSSKALNWLTQLLVSSLLAQPLGVAKRLALAGPAQAVADWAQLAVATYALGVMIWITFKALLEPDLFRVADSRLRQASGGADGETDARLSRLNAVMERDQPHLDPGLNLEGLAARLALTPRELSELINREFGVRFFDFVNRYRVDVAAGLLAEGGRKGMLQVLHEAGFSSKSSFNAAFLKHRGMTPSAFRAQQRREA, encoded by the coding sequence ATGTCGGCGGCGATGCTCCTGAGCGGCTTTAGCCTCGTCGCCGCCTGCATCTGCCTGATCCTGGCCGGCTTCCTGCTGGCGGCGCGGTCGAGGATCGCGCTGAGCAATCGGATGCTGGCCGGCTTTCTGATCCTGACCGCCGCCGACCTGAGCGGCTGGTTCATCGACGCCAACGATCTGCTGCCGATCAAGGCGTCGGTGTTCCGGTTCAGCCTCGCCTACCTGCAGATGCCCTTCTTCCTGGGCTACTTCGCGGCGGTCTGCCGAGCGGACTTCGCGCTGCGCATGAGCTGGCTCTGGCATGCGCTGCCGTTCCTGGCCGCCACGCTGCTGCTGACGCCGCGCATCTATACGGGACAGCTCGACGCTGGGGCGGTGATTGGCAGCCCCGAGTTCCAGGTCGCCCGAGCCGGCCTGGCGGTGCAGTACTACGCCTACATCGCCGCGATCGTCGTGTTGCTTCTGAGGGTTCGGAGCGCCTTCGCCGACCGTTATGTCGGCGTCAGTTCCAAGGCCCTCAACTGGCTGACGCAGCTCCTGGTCTCGTCCTTGCTCGCCCAGCCGCTAGGCGTCGCGAAGCGGCTGGCCCTGGCCGGCCCTGCGCAGGCCGTCGCCGACTGGGCCCAACTGGCCGTCGCGACCTACGCTCTTGGGGTGATGATCTGGATCACCTTCAAGGCCCTGCTCGAACCAGACTTGTTTCGCGTCGCCGACTCCCGACTGCGACAAGCCTCCGGCGGCGCCGACGGCGAGACCGATGCGCGCTTGTCCCGCCTGAACGCGGTCATGGAGCGCGACCAGCCGCACCTTGATCCTGGACTGAACCTGGAGGGTCTGGCGGCGCGCTTGGCGCTGACACCCCGGGAGCTGTCCGAACTGATCAACCGCGAGTTCGGTGTTCGTTTCTTCGACTTCGTGAACCGTTACCGTGTCGACGTCGCCGCCGGTCTGCTGGCGGAGGGGGGAAGGAAGGGCATGCTACAGGTCCTTCACGAAGCCGGCTTCAGCTCGAAGTCCTCGTTCAACGCCGCCTTCCTGAAACACCGCGGCATGACCCCCAGCGCCTTTCGGGCGCAGCAGCGACGTGAAGCCTGA
- a CDS encoding DUF885 domain-containing protein: MPVDLRRFVLATAAAGVIAMAGTASYAATAPTGALSQAVAAYERATQTSEEAVDTGARNWTLPDVTPVADAARLKEYKAVRAKLAAIDRTTLPEQEQLTYDLLVWTLDGKIELAAYDEARIPFSSDGGFDTNLLYRADGARLANEADAKRWIGLLGQIPAYYDANIANARRGVKTGFVQPVPTAEGILARARRAAETPLADDPLLQPLRRLPTSIPAETRAALLKEGEAVVAQRVAPARKTFATFMADEYLPKASKSLAASDLPEGKAYYAFLVRQHTTTGMTPDEVHAIGQREVARIRAEMETVKGEAGFTGTMAEFRTFLRNDDRFYATSRQQLLEKASEIAKRVDDRLPAHFRTLPRLSYGVRPVPASIEEGYTTGRYFPGDQREGRAGGLMINTSSLRERPLYELPALVLHEGAPGHHIQVAMAQEQPAVPAFRRDLYVTAFGEGWGLYSERLGIEMGIYRDPYERFGRLSYEMWRACRLVADTGIHAKGWSMEQARACFTENTALSPVNIEVELQRYVSWPGQALAYKIGELKLVELRERAQKALGEKFSERDFHDAILLHGSLPLAVLERRIDAWIAQQKVGK, from the coding sequence ATGCCCGTCGATTTGCGTCGCTTCGTTCTCGCCACGGCGGCGGCGGGCGTCATCGCCATGGCCGGAACGGCCTCGTATGCGGCCACGGCGCCGACCGGGGCGTTGAGTCAGGCCGTCGCCGCCTATGAGCGGGCGACCCAGACCTCGGAGGAGGCCGTCGACACCGGCGCCCGCAACTGGACCCTGCCGGACGTCACGCCGGTCGCCGATGCGGCGCGGCTGAAGGAGTACAAGGCGGTCCGGGCGAAGCTGGCGGCGATCGACCGCACCACCCTGCCTGAGCAGGAGCAGCTGACCTACGACCTGCTGGTCTGGACGCTCGACGGCAAGATCGAACTGGCCGCCTATGACGAGGCGCGCATTCCGTTCAGCAGCGACGGCGGCTTCGACACCAACCTGCTGTATCGCGCCGACGGCGCCCGGCTGGCCAACGAGGCTGACGCCAAGCGCTGGATCGGCCTGCTGGGCCAGATCCCGGCCTACTACGACGCCAACATCGCCAACGCCCGGCGCGGCGTGAAGACCGGCTTCGTGCAGCCGGTTCCGACCGCCGAGGGCATCCTGGCCCGCGCCAGGCGCGCGGCGGAGACGCCGCTGGCGGACGATCCGCTGCTGCAGCCCCTGCGCCGCCTGCCGACGAGCATTCCGGCCGAGACCCGCGCCGCGCTGCTGAAGGAAGGCGAGGCGGTCGTCGCCCAGCGCGTCGCGCCGGCCCGCAAGACCTTCGCGACCTTCATGGCCGACGAATACCTGCCCAAGGCGAGCAAGTCGCTGGCCGCGTCCGACCTGCCGGAAGGCAAGGCCTACTACGCCTTCCTGGTGCGCCAGCACACGACCACCGGCATGACGCCGGACGAGGTCCACGCCATCGGCCAGCGCGAGGTCGCCCGCATCCGCGCCGAGATGGAGACGGTGAAGGGCGAGGCCGGCTTCACTGGCACGATGGCCGAGTTCCGCACCTTCCTGCGCAACGACGACCGCTTCTACGCCACCAGCCGCCAGCAGCTGCTCGAGAAGGCCAGCGAGATCGCCAAGCGGGTCGACGATCGGCTGCCCGCGCACTTCCGGACGCTGCCCCGGCTGAGCTACGGCGTGCGGCCGGTGCCGGCCAGCATCGAAGAGGGCTACACCACCGGCCGCTACTTCCCCGGCGACCAGCGCGAGGGCCGGGCGGGCGGCCTGATGATCAACACCTCGTCGCTGCGCGAGCGACCGTTGTACGAACTGCCGGCGCTGGTGCTGCATGAGGGCGCGCCCGGCCACCACATCCAGGTCGCCATGGCCCAGGAGCAACCGGCCGTCCCGGCCTTCCGCCGCGACCTCTATGTCACCGCCTTCGGCGAAGGGTGGGGGCTCTATTCCGAGCGCCTCGGCATCGAGATGGGCATCTACCGCGATCCCTACGAGCGGTTCGGACGGCTGTCTTATGAGATGTGGCGCGCCTGCCGGCTGGTCGCCGACACCGGCATCCACGCCAAGGGCTGGTCGATGGAGCAGGCGCGCGCCTGTTTCACCGAGAACACCGCCCTGTCGCCGGTGAACATCGAGGTCGAGCTGCAGCGCTACGTGTCCTGGCCCGGCCAGGCGCTGGCCTACAAGATCGGCGAGCTGAAGCTGGTGGAGCTGCGCGAGCGGGCCCAGAAGGCCTTGGGCGAGAAGTTCAGCGAGCGCGACTTCCACGACGCCATCCTGCTGCACGGGTCGCTGCCGCTGGCGGTGCTCGAGCGGCGGATCGACGCCTGGATCGCGCAGCAGAAGGTTGGGAAGTAG
- a CDS encoding protein adenylyltransferase SelO, whose product MPVSSSYRPDPRFMALGPEFSDPVEPADFPKTLLRRRNDRAAATVGLEALTDAEWVAHFGRFEPLPGNQPRPLAMRYHGHQFRSYNPDLGDGRGFLFAQLREAGADRLLDLATKGSGQTPWSRQGDGRLTLKGGMREILAAGMLEALGVPTSRAFSLIETGEQLARNDEPSPTRSSVLVRLSHSHIRFGTFQRQAYLDRADNVGVLVDHCIDAYFPELAGAADRPVALLEAVVARTARLVSRWMAAGFVHGVLNSDNMVVTGESFDYGPWRFLPRNDPNFTAAYFDHSGLYSFGRQPEAAFWNLQQLAGCLTLVAEHEALIAALNGFGVAYRDELRRSMLMRLGLRGRDADADVDLVNAAFRALQAGGDRLRWEPFFFDWFCGDERRALAGPRGDLYADEGFADFRRLLADFEPHRPERLEHDMFAGPEPEEMLIDEVEALWSAIDADDDWGPLNAKLDRIETARQAWDLG is encoded by the coding sequence ATGCCGGTCTCGTCGTCGTACCGTCCCGATCCGCGCTTCATGGCGCTGGGCCCGGAGTTCTCGGACCCGGTGGAGCCGGCCGACTTCCCGAAGACCCTCCTTCGGCGGCGGAACGACCGGGCGGCGGCGACCGTCGGCCTGGAGGCTCTGACCGACGCCGAATGGGTCGCCCATTTCGGCCGGTTCGAGCCGCTGCCGGGCAATCAGCCGCGGCCGCTGGCGATGCGCTATCACGGGCACCAGTTCCGCAGCTACAACCCCGACCTCGGCGACGGGCGCGGCTTCCTGTTCGCGCAGCTGCGCGAGGCGGGCGCGGATCGGCTGCTGGACCTGGCGACCAAAGGCTCGGGCCAGACGCCCTGGTCGCGCCAGGGCGACGGCCGCCTGACGCTGAAGGGCGGCATGCGCGAGATCCTGGCCGCCGGGATGCTGGAGGCGCTGGGCGTCCCGACCAGCCGCGCCTTCTCCCTGATCGAGACCGGCGAGCAGCTGGCCCGCAATGACGAACCCAGCCCGACCCGCTCGTCCGTGCTCGTCCGGCTCTCGCACAGCCACATCCGCTTCGGGACCTTTCAGCGCCAGGCCTACCTGGACCGCGCGGACAACGTCGGGGTGCTGGTCGACCACTGTATCGACGCCTATTTCCCCGAACTGGCCGGCGCCGCCGACCGGCCGGTCGCGCTGCTGGAGGCTGTGGTTGCACGCACGGCGCGGCTGGTCTCGCGCTGGATGGCGGCCGGCTTCGTCCATGGGGTGCTGAACAGCGACAACATGGTCGTGACCGGCGAGAGCTTCGACTACGGCCCCTGGCGGTTCCTGCCGCGGAACGACCCCAACTTCACCGCCGCCTATTTCGATCACAGCGGGCTCTACAGTTTCGGTCGCCAACCCGAGGCGGCGTTCTGGAACCTGCAGCAGCTCGCCGGCTGCCTGACCCTGGTCGCGGAACACGAGGCGCTGATCGCCGCTCTGAACGGTTTCGGCGTCGCCTATCGGGATGAGCTGCGGCGGTCGATGCTGATGCGCCTGGGTCTTCGGGGACGCGACGCGGACGCCGATGTCGATCTGGTCAACGCCGCCTTCCGCGCGCTGCAGGCCGGCGGCGATCGGCTGCGATGGGAGCCGTTCTTCTTCGACTGGTTCTGCGGCGACGAGCGGCGAGCGCTCGCCGGCCCGCGCGGCGACCTCTACGCCGACGAGGGCTTCGCGGACTTCCGGCGACTGCTGGCGGATTTCGAACCGCATCGTCCGGAACGGCTGGAGCACGACATGTTCGCCGGGCCGGAGCCCGAGGAGATGCTGATCGACGAGGTCGAGGCGCTGTGGTCGGCGATCGACGCCGACGACGACTGGGGACCGCTGAACGCCAAGCTCGATCGAATCGAGACGGCGCGGCAGGCCTGGGACCTGGGCTGA
- the nhaA gene encoding Na+/H+ antiporter NhaA has translation MARRLTLDFLKTEAASGLILATAAVVAVILANSPWRDAYFAFVKAPFTIQFGAFEETKSVLKWTKDGLMAVFFFTVGMEIKYEILRGELSNMRKLAMPVFAAIGGMAVPALVYLAFNLGEGGSPTGWPIPAATDIAFALAALAIAAPKAPTSLRVFLLTLAIADDLGAVALIAILFTSDLNLLSLAGAAAGLGVLTWMGRWKSIPPLLFAAVFLVVWVFTLESGVNTSLAGVAAALTVPIAPRRPGEEGVLKHYMHSLHPYVAYGILPFFAFVAAGFSFDSFGGGDGLLAPLPLGILAGLALGKPIGVFGAAFLTAKLKLGQPPSGAGWLELLGVSMLCGVGFTMSLFIGGLAFPAGNATAEVQLGVIAGSILSVLLGVLTLKLAEFRQPRQ, from the coding sequence ATGGCTCGCCGACTAACCCTAGACTTCCTGAAGACGGAGGCCGCGTCCGGCCTCATCCTCGCGACCGCCGCCGTCGTGGCCGTGATCCTGGCCAACTCGCCCTGGCGGGACGCCTATTTCGCGTTCGTGAAGGCTCCCTTCACGATCCAGTTCGGCGCGTTCGAAGAAACCAAGTCCGTCCTGAAGTGGACCAAGGACGGCCTGATGGCCGTGTTCTTCTTCACCGTCGGCATGGAGATCAAGTACGAGATCCTGCGCGGCGAGCTGTCCAACATGCGCAAGCTGGCCATGCCCGTCTTCGCCGCGATCGGCGGCATGGCGGTCCCTGCGCTGGTCTATCTGGCCTTCAATCTCGGCGAGGGCGGCTCGCCGACCGGCTGGCCGATTCCGGCGGCGACGGATATCGCCTTCGCCCTGGCCGCCCTGGCCATCGCGGCGCCGAAGGCCCCGACTTCGCTGCGCGTGTTCCTGCTGACCCTGGCCATCGCGGACGACCTCGGCGCAGTGGCGCTGATCGCGATCCTGTTCACCAGCGACCTGAACCTGCTGTCCCTGGCCGGCGCGGCCGCGGGCCTGGGCGTGCTCACCTGGATGGGCCGCTGGAAGTCGATCCCGCCGCTGCTGTTCGCCGCCGTGTTCCTGGTCGTCTGGGTGTTCACGCTGGAGTCCGGCGTGAACACCTCGCTGGCCGGCGTCGCCGCAGCGCTGACCGTGCCGATCGCCCCGCGCCGCCCCGGCGAGGAAGGCGTGCTGAAACACTACATGCATTCGCTGCACCCGTACGTCGCCTACGGCATCCTGCCTTTCTTCGCCTTCGTGGCGGCGGGCTTCTCGTTCGACAGCTTCGGCGGCGGCGACGGCCTGCTGGCGCCCCTGCCGCTCGGCATCCTGGCGGGCCTGGCGCTCGGCAAGCCGATCGGCGTGTTCGGGGCCGCCTTCCTGACCGCCAAGCTCAAGCTGGGCCAGCCGCCCAGCGGCGCCGGCTGGCTCGAACTCCTCGGCGTCTCCATGCTCTGCGGCGTGGGCTTCACCATGAGCCTGTTCATCGGCGGCCTGGCCTTCCCGGCCGGAAACGCCACGGCGGAGGTCCAGCTGGGCGTCATCGCCGGCTCGATCCTGTCGGTGCTGCTCGGCGTCCTGACACTCAAGCTTGCGGAATTTCGACAGCCCCGTCAGTGA